In a single window of the Erinaceus europaeus chromosome 21, mEriEur2.1, whole genome shotgun sequence genome:
- the DPH3 gene encoding diphthamide biosynthesis protein 3, protein MAVFHDEVEIEDFQYDEDTESYFYPCPCGDNFCITKEDLENGEDVATCPSCSLIIKVIYDKDQFMCGETVPAPSSNKELVKC, encoded by the exons ATGGCAGTGTTTCACGACGAGGTGGAGATAGAGGACTTCCAGTATGACGAGGACACGGAGTCGTATTTCTACCCCTGCCCGTGTGGGGATAACTTTTGCATCACCAAG GAAGATCTGGAGAATGGAGAAGACGTGGCGACCTGTCCTAGCTGCTCTCTcattataaaagtgatttatgacAAA GATCAGTTCATGTGTGGAGAAACAGTCCCAGCCCCTTCTAGCAACAAAGAATTAGTTAAATGCTAA